One segment of Mycolicibacterium sp. YH-1 DNA contains the following:
- the crgA gene encoding cell division protein CrgA, translated as MPKSKVRKKNDFTVNPVSRTPVKVKAGPSSVWFVSLFIGLMLLGLVWLLVFQLAATNPVDAPSWLTWMANLAQWNYAIAFAFMITGLLLTMRWR; from the coding sequence ATGCCCAAGTCAAAGGTCCGCAAGAAGAACGACTTCACCGTCAACCCGGTGAGCCGCACCCCGGTGAAGGTGAAAGCGGGACCGTCGAGCGTGTGGTTCGTCTCACTCTTCATCGGCCTGATGCTGCTCGGTCTGGTGTGGTTGCTGGTGTTCCAGCTCGCCGCGACCAATCCTGTGGACGCACCCAGCTGGCTCACCTGGATGGCCAATCTGGCGCAGTGGAACTACGCGATTGCGTTTGCCTTCATGATCACTGGCCTGTTGCTCACCATGCGGTGGCGGTGA